A window from Mycobacterium botniense encodes these proteins:
- the rfbA gene encoding glucose-1-phosphate thymidylyltransferase RfbA, translated as MRGIILAGGSGTRLYPITMGVSKQLLPVYDKPMIYYPLSTLMMAGIRDILVITTPHDAPAFHRLLGGGAQFGINISYAVQDHPDGLAKAFVIGADHIGTDSVALVLGDNIFYGPGLGTSLQRFQNISGGAIFAYWVANPSAYGVVEFSADGVALSIEEKPATPKSQYAVPGLYFYDNDVVEIARHLTKSVRGEYEITDINRTYLNQGRLSVEVLARGTAWLDTGTFDSLLDAADYVRTLELRQGLKISVPEEVAWRMGLIDDEQLTQRAHALLKSGYGNYLLKLLERN; from the coding sequence ATGCGCGGGATCATTTTAGCCGGCGGTTCGGGTACGCGGCTGTATCCGATCACAATGGGCGTCAGCAAGCAGTTGCTGCCGGTCTACGACAAACCGATGATCTACTATCCGCTGTCCACGCTGATGATGGCTGGCATCCGCGACATTCTGGTGATTACCACCCCACATGACGCACCTGCCTTTCACCGACTCCTCGGCGGCGGAGCACAGTTCGGCATCAATATCAGCTACGCTGTCCAGGACCATCCCGACGGTCTAGCAAAGGCATTCGTCATCGGGGCCGACCACATCGGTACCGATTCCGTCGCACTCGTTTTGGGAGACAACATCTTCTATGGACCTGGTCTGGGAACGAGCTTGCAACGCTTCCAAAATATAAGCGGCGGAGCAATTTTTGCATACTGGGTGGCTAATCCCTCTGCGTACGGCGTTGTCGAATTCAGCGCCGACGGCGTAGCGCTGTCTATCGAAGAAAAGCCAGCCACTCCCAAGTCGCAGTACGCGGTGCCGGGCCTGTACTTCTACGACAACGACGTTGTCGAAATCGCCCGCCACTTAACGAAATCAGTACGCGGTGAGTACGAAATCACCGATATCAACCGGACCTACCTTAACCAGGGCCGGCTGTCTGTCGAGGTGCTGGCGCGTGGAACCGCGTGGCTGGACACCGGCACATTCGACTCACTGCTGGATGCCGCCGACTACGTCCGCACCCTGGAACTGCGGCAAGGCTTGAAGATCAGCGTGCCCGAAGAAGTGGCGTGGCGAATGGGATTGATCGACGACGAGCAGCTGACCCAGCGGGCGCACGCACTGCTCAAGTCCGGCTACGGCAACTACCTGCTGAAACTGTTGGAGCGAAACTGA
- a CDS encoding UDP-glucose dehydrogenase family protein — protein sequence MRCTVFGTGYLGATHAVGMAELGHEVVGVDTDPGKVAKLAGGDIPFYEPGLRKLLTDNLSRGRLRFTTDYDLAAGFADVHFLGVGTPQKKGEYSADLRYVHAVIDTLVPRLTRSAVLVGKSTVPVGTAAELGQRARVLAPPGIDIEVAWNPEFLREGFAVHDTLHPERIVLGVQPDSILAVSAIRELYGPLLQAGVPFLVTDLQTAELVKVSANAFLATKISFINAISEVCEAAGADVTVLADALGYDSRIGRQCLNAGLGFGGGCLPKDIRAFMARAGELGADQALTFLREVDNINMRRRTRMVELTTTACGGSLLGANIAVLGAAFKPESDDVRDSPALNVAGQLQLNGATVNVFDPKALENAQRLFPTLNYAVSVAEACERADAVLVLTEWQEFIDLDPDELADQVRARVIVDGRNCLDITRWQRAGWRVFCLGRGRATMPAA from the coding sequence ATGCGATGCACCGTCTTCGGTACGGGCTACTTGGGTGCTACTCACGCCGTGGGTATGGCGGAACTAGGGCACGAGGTGGTGGGAGTCGACACTGATCCCGGCAAAGTTGCCAAGCTGGCCGGAGGCGACATTCCGTTTTACGAACCCGGTCTGCGCAAGCTGTTAACGGATAACCTCAGCAGGGGTCGGTTGCGGTTCACCACCGATTACGACCTGGCGGCCGGGTTTGCCGACGTGCATTTCCTGGGGGTCGGCACTCCTCAGAAGAAAGGCGAATACAGCGCCGATTTGCGCTATGTTCACGCCGTCATCGACACGCTGGTGCCGCGGTTGACCCGATCCGCTGTCCTCGTCGGCAAGTCCACTGTCCCCGTCGGCACCGCAGCAGAGCTGGGCCAGCGAGCTCGCGTGTTGGCGCCGCCGGGAATCGACATCGAAGTGGCTTGGAATCCCGAGTTTCTGCGAGAAGGCTTCGCGGTACACGACACCCTGCACCCCGAGCGTATTGTGCTTGGTGTACAACCTGATTCGATTTTAGCCGTGTCGGCGATCCGCGAGTTGTACGGACCGCTGCTGCAGGCGGGGGTGCCCTTCTTGGTCACTGACCTGCAGACCGCGGAGCTGGTGAAGGTTTCCGCCAATGCATTTCTGGCGACCAAGATTTCGTTCATCAACGCGATCTCGGAGGTGTGCGAGGCGGCCGGCGCGGATGTCACGGTCTTGGCCGACGCGCTCGGATACGACTCCCGGATCGGGCGCCAATGCCTCAACGCGGGTTTGGGTTTCGGCGGTGGCTGTTTGCCCAAAGACATCCGTGCGTTCATGGCGCGCGCGGGTGAGCTGGGAGCCGATCAGGCGCTGACGTTTTTGCGTGAAGTCGACAATATCAATATGCGCCGTCGCACCCGGATGGTGGAGTTGACCACGACCGCGTGCGGTGGGTCGTTGCTGGGCGCCAACATCGCTGTGCTGGGTGCAGCGTTCAAGCCCGAATCCGATGACGTGCGCGATTCACCAGCGCTCAATGTGGCAGGCCAGTTGCAGCTCAACGGAGCTACCGTCAACGTCTTCGACCCGAAGGCCTTGGAGAACGCCCAGCGACTGTTTCCCACCCTCAACTATGCGGTGTCTGTCGCGGAGGCTTGCGAGCGGGCGGACGCTGTGCTGGTGCTTACCGAATGGCAAGAGTTCATCGACCTCGACCCCGACGAGCTTGCTGACCAGGTCCGGGCCCGAGTCATTGTGGATGGGCGCAACTGCCTGGACATCACCCGTTGGCAGCGGGCGGGTTGGCGGGTGTTTTGCCTCGGCCGCGGCCGGGCGACGATGCCTGCGGCGTAG
- a CDS encoding nuclear transport factor 2 family protein codes for MTTSEIATVLAWHDALNAVDLDTLVALSSDDIEFGDSHGAGQGHDSLRRWATARKTTVEPGRLYVRGGVVVVEQKITGPQGASTTAASAFRVVHDQVTSVFRHENLASALAATELTEADRVD; via the coding sequence ATGACCACATCGGAGATCGCCACCGTCTTGGCCTGGCATGACGCCCTCAACGCAGTCGATCTCGATACCCTGGTCGCGCTGTCCAGCGACGACATCGAGTTCGGTGACTCCCACGGAGCCGGGCAGGGTCACGATTCGCTGCGCAGGTGGGCCACCGCGAGAAAGACGACGGTCGAGCCGGGACGGCTGTACGTGCGCGGCGGCGTCGTCGTTGTCGAACAGAAGATCACCGGTCCCCAAGGCGCGAGCACGACGGCCGCGTCGGCGTTCCGGGTGGTTCACGATCAGGTGACGTCAGTGTTCCGGCATGAGAACCTGGCGTCGGCGCTGGCTGCCACCGAACTCACCGAAGCGGACCGCGTCGACTGA
- a CDS encoding maleylpyruvate isomerase family mycothiol-dependent enzyme, translating into MDYAAAFLDQNHAFCDVIRSGEPATPVPTCPGWTFRELLRHVGRGDRWAAQIIRDRADHFLDPRTVEGGTPPPDAGEAISWLHSGAQELIDAVELVGVETPVWTFLGPRPAYWWIRRRLHEATVHRADAALALGVDYALAPELAADGISEWLERVASQAGSEGAPLPLRDGSTIHLHATDPGLGAAGEWTIGAGGGRIVWSHDHGKGTAALRGSATELLLALSRRIPVTETAITVFGDTTVWQNWLDHTPF; encoded by the coding sequence GTGGACTACGCGGCAGCATTTCTCGACCAGAACCACGCGTTCTGCGATGTCATCCGCAGTGGTGAGCCCGCTACACCGGTGCCGACCTGTCCCGGCTGGACCTTCAGGGAGTTGTTGCGCCATGTCGGTCGGGGGGACCGGTGGGCCGCACAGATCATCCGCGACCGTGCCGACCACTTCCTCGATCCGCGCACTGTCGAGGGCGGCACACCGCCTCCGGATGCCGGCGAGGCAATTTCCTGGCTGCACAGCGGCGCGCAGGAGCTGATCGATGCTGTCGAGCTAGTGGGTGTGGAGACACCGGTGTGGACGTTCCTCGGGCCGCGGCCAGCTTATTGGTGGATCCGCCGCCGGCTACACGAGGCAACCGTGCACCGCGCCGACGCGGCGCTCGCCTTAGGCGTCGACTACGCGCTGGCACCCGAGCTGGCTGCCGACGGTATTAGCGAATGGCTTGAGCGGGTGGCGAGCCAGGCCGGAAGCGAGGGGGCACCGCTGCCACTGCGGGACGGCAGCACCATCCACTTGCACGCCACCGACCCAGGGCTAGGTGCCGCGGGTGAATGGACGATCGGCGCCGGCGGCGGACGGATCGTCTGGTCCCACGACCATGGCAAGGGCACAGCGGCACTGCGCGGTAGCGCCACCGAGCTGCTGCTGGCGCTCTCGCGCCGAATCCCGGTCACTGAAACTGCTATCACCGTCTTCGGCGATACCACGGTCTGGCAGAACTGGCTGGACCACACCCCTTTTTAA
- a CDS encoding PE family protein yields MAGGSRSRRQRRRAGGDARRRVVVRGFGVGAAAAGLMVAAGATAPGARADIVDVIIDPIIDPMMSALSAGMSDLGGAAAALGVGGLADVGSATSVSVDPLGGVDAALVGVVQDLNSVVNGVAQDWITSPIGGPVDEVINTPFVLLFGRDLIGNGINDFTGTNDSLLGSSGLFGNLGDGGFLIGNGGIGATGVIGVDGGAGGIGGSAGLIGDGGAGGAGIAGGAGGAGGTGGLLLGDGGEGGPGAAAATAGEAGGAGGAGGSAVLFGDGGPGGDGGAGMSGATGTTGTTGTEGAAGALGTNDGAGGAGGAGGDGGVGGAGGAGGAGGAGGAAGSFIGDGGAGGNGGAGGDGGVGGAGGMGGTGGAGANAPTSSVSAEDATSNVTSVNTSTTGGAGGAGGTGGNGGDGGVGGAGGAGGNGGSGGIFGHTGGGGAGGPGGGGGPQGDGGTGGTGGAGGTGVTGGTGGTGGDGGNAGTDAAGGQGGAAGVGSPDGSVGVNGPSGTGGNGGMGGTGGVGGAGSLTGGTGGNGGTGGADSGSLSTSGFGGFAGNGGAGSVTGGNGGTGGAAGVDSGAYSVGGPGGPGGDGGAGGLTGGNGGTGGAGGTVTGIDSNGGNGGDGGYGGVGGSVGGNGGDGGAGANGSEGGSGGDGGWGTFGGNATSTDGTGGTAGTGGAGGNSGTTPVVDGAPGVPGNGPVGNIGGSIGPASDGNTAPGVGGLGGNSAENPVPVYNPPPPAAPGANLAS; encoded by the coding sequence ATGGCTGGTGGTTCGCGGAGTCGGCGGCAGCGGCGTCGGGCGGGTGGGGATGCTCGTCGGCGGGTGGTGGTGCGTGGTTTTGGTGTGGGTGCGGCGGCTGCGGGGTTGATGGTGGCCGCGGGTGCTACCGCGCCGGGGGCGCGGGCCGACATTGTGGATGTGATCATCGATCCCATTATTGATCCGATGATGAGCGCGCTGAGTGCGGGGATGAGTGATCTGGGTGGGGCCGCCGCGGCGCTGGGTGTCGGGGGGCTGGCTGATGTGGGGTCGGCCACGTCGGTGTCGGTTGATCCGCTGGGCGGAGTGGATGCGGCGCTGGTGGGGGTGGTGCAAGACCTCAACAGTGTGGTGAACGGGGTGGCTCAGGATTGGATCACCAGCCCGATCGGGGGGCCTGTTGATGAGGTGATCAACACCCCGTTTGTGTTGTTGTTTGGCCGGGATTTGATTGGTAACGGGATCAATGATTTCACCGGGACTAATGATTCGCTGTTGGGTAGCTCGGGGTTGTTCGGCAATCTGGGGGATGGCGGGTTTTTGATCGGTAACGGCGGTATCGGGGCGACGGGGGTGATCGGGGTTGATGGGGGTGCCGGCGGGATTGGGGGGTCGGCCGGGCTGATCGGTGATGGGGGCGCCGGCGGCGCCGGGATTGCTGGGGGTGCTGGTGGTGCGGGGGGCACCGGTGGGTTGCTGCTGGGCGATGGTGGTGAAGGTGGCCCTGGCGCGGCCGCCGCCACCGCGGGTGAGGCCGGCGGGGCCGGTGGTGCGGGTGGTTCGGCGGTGTTGTTCGGTGACGGCGGCCCTGGTGGTGACGGTGGGGCCGGAATGAGCGGGGCGACCGGCACCACGGGCACAACCGGCACGGAGGGCGCGGCCGGGGCGTTGGGCACCAATGACGGTGCGGGCGGCGCCGGTGGGGCCGGCGGTGACGGCGGGGTCGGTGGCGCCGGCGGCGCCGGTGGGGCCGGTGGCGCCGGTGGGGCTGCGGGCTCGTTTATCGGTGATGGCGGCGCCGGCGGTAACGGTGGGGCCGGCGGTGACGGCGGGGTCGGTGGTGCGGGCGGCATGGGCGGCACCGGCGGGGCCGGGGCGAATGCGCCCACTAGTAGCGTCAGCGCCGAGGATGCGACCTCTAATGTCACCAGCGTGAACACTTCCACTACCGGTGGTGCCGGCGGCGCCGGCGGCACCGGGGGCAATGGTGGCGATGGTGGTGTCGGCGGGGCCGGTGGTGCCGGTGGCAACGGTGGTTCCGGCGGCATCTTCGGCCATACCGGGGGCGGCGGCGCCGGTGGTCCCGGCGGCGGCGGCGGGCCGCAGGGTGACGGCGGTACCGGTGGCACCGGCGGCGCCGGGGGCACAGGAGTTACCGGTGGTACCGGCGGAACCGGCGGTGACGGCGGCAACGCGGGGACCGACGCAGCCGGCGGACAAGGCGGGGCCGCCGGGGTCGGGTCACCCGATGGCAGCGTCGGTGTGAACGGCCCCAGCGGCACCGGAGGTAACGGTGGTATGGGCGGCACCGGTGGAGTCGGCGGCGCCGGCAGTCTGACCGGCGGGACCGGCGGTAACGGCGGGACCGGCGGTGCAGACAGCGGCAGCTTGAGCACCAGCGGGTTTGGCGGTTTCGCCGGGAATGGCGGTGCTGGCAGCGTCACCGGCGGCAATGGCGGTACCGGCGGCGCCGCCGGCGTCGATAGTGGCGCGTACAGTGTCGGCGGGCCCGGCGGGCCCGGTGGTGACGGCGGTGCGGGCGGTCTGACCGGCGGTAACGGCGGAACCGGTGGCGCGGGCGGCACGGTGACCGGTATTGACAGCAACGGCGGCAATGGTGGGGATGGCGGCTATGGCGGTGTGGGCGGCAGCGTCGGCGGCAACGGCGGGGACGGTGGTGCCGGCGCCAACGGCAGCGAGGGCGGCTCCGGCGGTGACGGAGGCTGGGGCACCTTCGGCGGCAATGCCACCTCGACGGACGGCACTGGCGGAACCGCCGGCACAGGCGGGGCTGGTGGTAACAGCGGTACCACTCCGGTCGTGGACGGTGCGCCCGGCGTGCCCGGTAACGGTCCGGTCGGCAACATCGGAGGCTCCATAGGGCCGGCCAGCGACGGCAACACCGCTCCCGGCGTCGGCGGGCTCGGCGGCAACTCGGCCGAGAACCCGGTGCCGGTCTACAACCCGCCACCGCCGGCGGCACCGGGGGCGAACCTGGCGTCGTAG
- a CDS encoding heterodisulfide reductase-related iron-sulfur binding cluster, whose amino-acid sequence MTTQTLIRLVVGLGMTAVVGVFAARRISWLVKLIRSGRPATGRTANLGTRMWTELAEVFGQRRLLKWSVPGLAHFFTMWGFFILLTVYIEAYGLLFQPNFHIPIIGRWDVLGFLQDFFATAVFIGITVFAIIRLRTKPKEHGRDSRFYGSHLGGAWLILFMIFNVIWTYVLVRGSAVNNGTLPYGKAAFLSQLFGAILKPLGHTANETLETVALLLHIGVMLAFLIIVLHSKHLHIFVAPINVVFKRLPDGLGPLLPIEADGKPIDFENPPDDAEFGRGKIEDFTWKAMLDFATCTECGRCQSQCPAWNTGKPLSPKLVIMDLRDHWMAKAPYLLGDKERPADGFDPTAAHDSGHHVPESGFGRVAGSGPEQASRPLVGTAEQGGVIDPDVLWSCVTCGACVEQCPVDIEHVDHIVDMRRYQVMMQSEFPSELSVLFKNLETKANPWGQNAADRTNWIDEVDFDVPVYGQDVDSFDGFEYLFWVGCAGAYDDKAKKTTKAVAELLAAAGVKFVVLGAGETCNGDSARRSGNEFLFQQLAQQAVETLDGVFEGVETVDRKIVVTCPHCFNTLGREYRQLGANYTVLHHTQLLNRLVRDKKLIPVKPVDGDGTSITYHDPCYLGRHNKVYEAPRELIGASGARLTEMPRHADRSFCCGAGGARMWMEEHLGKRINHERVDEALATGATTVATACPFCRVMITDGVDDRAGAAGRDGVDVRDVAQLLLESLDRSKVQLPPKGTAAKQAEKPAPKAATTPAAPARPETPEPEAPAHDKPAKAVTGLGIAAGAKRPGAKKAAAPAQPGSASAPEEKPQAGTKAPGAPVKGLGIAAGAKRPGAKKAAAPAQPAGDAAEPPSKARQQGSQQPESQSEQQDRNATATSKAQPVKGLGIARGARPPGKR is encoded by the coding sequence GTGACCACGCAAACGCTGATCAGACTGGTCGTCGGCCTGGGCATGACCGCGGTTGTGGGGGTGTTCGCCGCCCGGCGGATCAGCTGGCTGGTCAAACTCATCCGCTCCGGCCGGCCGGCCACCGGTCGCACTGCCAATCTGGGAACCCGGATGTGGACCGAACTGGCCGAGGTGTTCGGGCAACGGCGGCTGCTGAAGTGGTCGGTTCCCGGTTTGGCCCACTTTTTTACCATGTGGGGCTTCTTCATCCTGCTGACGGTCTACATCGAGGCCTATGGCCTGCTGTTTCAGCCCAACTTTCACATCCCGATCATCGGCCGCTGGGATGTGCTGGGCTTTCTGCAAGACTTCTTCGCCACCGCCGTGTTCATCGGCATCACCGTTTTCGCGATCATCCGCCTGCGCACCAAACCAAAGGAACACGGCCGCGACTCCCGCTTCTACGGCTCGCACCTCGGCGGCGCGTGGCTGATCTTGTTCATGATCTTCAACGTCATCTGGACCTATGTGCTGGTCCGCGGCTCGGCGGTGAACAACGGCACCCTGCCTTATGGCAAAGCCGCGTTTCTGTCGCAGCTATTCGGCGCGATCCTCAAGCCGCTGGGCCATACCGCCAACGAGACTCTGGAAACCGTGGCGTTGCTGCTGCATATCGGGGTGATGCTGGCCTTCCTGATCATCGTGTTGCACTCCAAGCACCTGCACATCTTCGTGGCACCGATCAACGTGGTGTTCAAGCGGCTGCCCGACGGGCTGGGCCCGCTGCTGCCGATCGAAGCCGACGGTAAGCCGATCGATTTCGAAAATCCGCCTGACGATGCCGAATTCGGCCGCGGCAAGATCGAGGACTTCACCTGGAAAGCAATGCTGGACTTCGCCACCTGTACCGAGTGCGGGCGCTGTCAGTCGCAGTGCCCGGCCTGGAACACCGGCAAACCGCTTTCCCCCAAGCTCGTCATCATGGATCTGCGCGACCACTGGATGGCCAAGGCACCCTACCTGTTGGGTGACAAAGAGCGGCCCGCTGACGGTTTCGACCCCACGGCTGCCCACGATAGCGGCCACCACGTACCGGAATCCGGGTTCGGTCGGGTGGCGGGTTCTGGTCCCGAGCAGGCCAGCCGCCCGCTGGTTGGCACCGCCGAGCAGGGCGGGGTGATCGACCCCGACGTGTTGTGGTCGTGTGTGACCTGCGGCGCCTGTGTCGAGCAGTGCCCGGTGGACATCGAACACGTCGACCACATTGTTGATATGCGCCGCTACCAGGTGATGATGCAGTCGGAGTTCCCCTCCGAGTTGTCGGTGCTGTTCAAAAACCTGGAGACCAAGGCCAATCCGTGGGGCCAGAACGCCGCCGACCGCACCAACTGGATCGACGAGGTCGACTTCGACGTGCCGGTCTACGGCCAGGACGTCGACAGCTTCGACGGGTTCGAGTATCTGTTCTGGGTGGGCTGTGCCGGCGCTTATGACGACAAGGCCAAGAAGACCACCAAGGCGGTCGCCGAACTGCTGGCCGCCGCCGGGGTGAAGTTCGTGGTGCTGGGCGCCGGAGAAACCTGCAACGGCGACTCCGCGCGCCGCTCCGGTAACGAGTTCCTGTTCCAACAGCTGGCCCAGCAGGCCGTGGAGACGCTCGACGGGGTGTTCGAGGGCGTGGAGACCGTCGACCGCAAGATTGTGGTGACCTGTCCGCACTGCTTTAACACCCTCGGCCGCGAATACCGGCAGCTGGGCGCCAACTACACGGTGCTGCATCACACCCAGCTGCTCAACCGGCTGGTGCGTGACAAGAAGCTGATCCCGGTCAAGCCTGTCGACGGCGACGGGACGTCGATCACCTACCACGACCCGTGCTACCTGGGGCGGCACAACAAGGTCTACGAAGCACCACGTGAGCTGATCGGAGCTTCGGGTGCACGACTGACCGAAATGCCCCGGCACGCCGACCGCAGCTTCTGCTGCGGTGCGGGCGGCGCGCGGATGTGGATGGAAGAGCATCTCGGCAAGCGGATCAACCACGAACGCGTCGACGAGGCGCTGGCTACCGGCGCCACCACGGTCGCCACCGCGTGCCCATTCTGCCGGGTGATGATCACCGACGGTGTCGACGACCGCGCCGGGGCTGCCGGGCGCGACGGTGTCGACGTGCGCGACGTCGCTCAACTGCTGCTCGAGTCACTGGACCGCAGCAAGGTTCAGCTGCCGCCGAAGGGCACAGCCGCCAAGCAGGCCGAGAAACCTGCTCCCAAGGCGGCCACCACGCCGGCGGCACCGGCCAGACCGGAGACCCCCGAACCGGAAGCACCGGCCCACGACAAGCCCGCCAAAGCCGTCACCGGCCTGGGTATTGCCGCCGGCGCCAAACGGCCCGGCGCCAAGAAGGCCGCCGCCCCAGCACAACCCGGGTCCGCGTCAGCACCGGAGGAGAAACCCCAAGCGGGGACCAAAGCGCCCGGGGCGCCGGTGAAGGGCCTGGGTATTGCCGCCGGCGCCAAACGGCCCGGCGCCAAGAAGGCCGCTGCCCCAGCACAACCCGCCGGAGACGCCGCCGAGCCCCCGTCAAAAGCCCGCCAACAGGGTAGTCAGCAACCCGAGTCACAATCCGAGCAGCAGGATCGCAACGCCACGGCCACGTCTAAGGCCCAACCCGTGAAGGGTTTGGGCATCGCACGCGGCGCGCGTCCACCCGGTAAACGCTGA
- a CDS encoding pyridoxal phosphate-dependent aminotransferase, whose amino-acid sequence MVDVTTHQLPWHTTAHHPRQRIFAQSSKLQDVLYEIRGPVHQHAARLEAEGHRILKLNIGNPAPFGFEAPDVIMRDMIQALPYAQGYSDSKGILSARRAVVTRYELVEGFPRLDVDDVYLGNGVSELITMTLQALLDNGDQVLIPAPDYPLWTASTSLAGGTPVHYLCDETQGWQPDIADLESKITERTKALVVINPNNPTGAVYSREILTQMADLARKHQLLLLADEIYDKILYDDAKHICMASVAPDLLCLTFNGLSKAYRVAGYRAGWVAITGPKDHASSFIEGISLLANMRLCPNVPAQHAIQVALGGHQSIEDLVLPGGRLREQRDVAWTKLNEIPGVSCVKPAGALYTFPRLDPEVYDIEDDEQLVLDLLLSEKILVTQGTGFNWPTPDHLRIVTLPWSRDLSNAIERLGNFLASYRQ is encoded by the coding sequence ATGGTTGACGTGACTACTCATCAGCTGCCGTGGCACACCACCGCGCATCACCCGCGGCAGCGCATATTTGCCCAGTCATCCAAACTGCAGGATGTTCTCTACGAAATTCGCGGCCCGGTGCACCAGCACGCGGCGCGGCTAGAGGCCGAAGGGCACCGGATTCTCAAGCTGAATATCGGCAACCCGGCACCGTTCGGATTCGAGGCGCCCGACGTCATCATGCGCGACATGATTCAGGCGCTGCCCTACGCGCAGGGCTATTCGGACTCCAAGGGCATCCTGTCAGCGCGGCGCGCGGTGGTGACCCGCTACGAACTGGTCGAGGGTTTCCCGCGACTCGACGTCGACGACGTGTATCTGGGTAACGGGGTCTCCGAGCTGATCACGATGACGCTGCAGGCTCTGCTGGACAACGGTGACCAAGTGCTGATCCCGGCGCCCGACTACCCGCTGTGGACGGCGTCCACATCACTGGCAGGCGGTACGCCGGTGCACTACCTGTGTGACGAGACCCAAGGCTGGCAACCCGATATCGCCGATCTGGAATCGAAAATCACCGAGCGCACCAAGGCGCTGGTCGTGATCAATCCGAACAACCCGACTGGCGCAGTCTACAGTCGCGAAATCCTCACCCAGATGGCTGATCTCGCTCGCAAGCATCAACTACTGCTGTTAGCTGATGAGATCTACGACAAGATTCTCTACGACGATGCCAAACACATCTGCATGGCATCGGTAGCTCCGGACTTGCTGTGCCTGACGTTCAATGGCCTCTCGAAGGCCTACCGGGTGGCCGGGTACCGCGCCGGATGGGTGGCGATCACCGGCCCTAAAGACCACGCCAGCAGCTTCATCGAGGGCATCAGTCTGCTGGCGAATATGCGGTTATGCCCGAATGTCCCTGCCCAGCACGCGATTCAGGTCGCGTTGGGCGGCCACCAAAGTATCGAGGATCTGGTACTTCCTGGAGGCCGCCTGCGCGAGCAGCGTGACGTGGCCTGGACCAAACTCAATGAAATTCCGGGAGTATCGTGCGTCAAGCCGGCGGGTGCGCTCTACACGTTCCCGCGGCTCGACCCCGAAGTTTATGACATCGAGGACGACGAGCAGCTTGTCCTCGATTTGTTGCTCTCGGAGAAGATCCTGGTCACACAGGGCACCGGGTTCAACTGGCCCACTCCGGATCACCTACGCATCGTGACTTTGCCGTGGTCACGCGATCTCAGCAATGCGATCGAGCGGCTCGGCAACTTCCTGGCAAGCTACCGCCAATAG